A window of the Microbacterium sp. LWH13-1.2 genome harbors these coding sequences:
- the recO gene encoding DNA repair protein RecO: MPTYRDEAVILRTHKLGEADRIVTMLSRRHGKIRAVAKGVRRTSSKFGSRLEPFMVADVQLYQGRTLDIVQQAESLGSYGSDIAAHYDRFTSANAMVETADRLSDSEATPEQYLLLVGGLRALSRGEHSPRSILDSYLLRVMALSGWAPSLGDCARCAAPGPHAHFVGQLGGAVCVNCAPAGSPKVAEKTLSLLRSLMSGDWETIDAAPHADNAAASGLVAAYAQWHLERGIRSLAHLVADIPREGAR, translated from the coding sequence GTGCCCACTTACCGAGACGAAGCGGTGATCCTGCGCACCCACAAGCTGGGTGAGGCGGATCGCATCGTCACGATGCTCTCGCGGCGTCACGGCAAGATCCGGGCCGTCGCGAAGGGGGTGCGCCGCACGTCATCGAAGTTCGGCTCGCGGCTCGAGCCGTTCATGGTCGCCGACGTGCAGCTGTACCAGGGCCGCACACTCGACATCGTGCAGCAGGCGGAGTCTCTCGGCTCCTACGGATCCGACATCGCGGCGCACTACGACCGGTTCACGTCGGCCAACGCCATGGTCGAGACCGCCGATCGTCTGAGCGACTCCGAGGCGACGCCGGAGCAATACCTGCTGCTGGTCGGCGGTCTCCGCGCGCTGTCCCGCGGTGAGCACTCTCCCCGCAGCATCCTGGACTCCTATCTGCTGCGCGTGATGGCGCTCTCGGGGTGGGCGCCGTCGCTGGGCGACTGCGCCCGGTGCGCCGCACCCGGCCCCCACGCCCACTTCGTGGGACAGCTCGGCGGGGCGGTGTGCGTGAACTGCGCGCCGGCCGGCAGCCCGAAGGTCGCCGAGAAGACTCTGTCGCTGCTCCGCTCGCTGATGTCCGGCGATTGGGAGACGATCGACGCCGCGCCTCACGCCGACAACGCTGCCGCATCAGGTCTCGTCGCGGCGTACGCCCAATGGCACCTGGAGCGCGGCATCCGCTCGCTCGCGCACCTCGTGGCCGACATCCCCCGAGAAGGAGCACGGTGA
- a CDS encoding isoprenyl transferase codes for MSPKPYTHKDAVAYRPLDWTGVYPPSFPAVPEHVAIVMDGNGRWANRRGLNRVEGHKAGEEVLLDVVAGAIQAGVKHLSVYAFSTENWARSPEEVRFLMGYNRDVLHRRRDQLNEWGVRVRWAGRKPRLWGSVIKELQYAEQLTKDNDVLTLTMCVNYGGRVELVDAMRSIAADVAAGKVKPNAISEKMIRRNLYVPDMPDVDLFVRSSGEQRTSNFLLWQAAYAEMVFLDTLWPDFSREELWRSIGIYLSRDRRFGGAIDTPDAPV; via the coding sequence GTGAGCCCGAAGCCCTACACCCACAAGGATGCAGTGGCGTACCGCCCGCTCGACTGGACGGGCGTGTATCCGCCGAGCTTCCCCGCAGTGCCCGAGCACGTCGCTATCGTCATGGACGGCAACGGGCGCTGGGCGAACCGCCGCGGTCTCAATCGCGTCGAGGGTCACAAGGCGGGGGAGGAGGTGCTCCTCGACGTGGTCGCCGGCGCGATCCAGGCCGGGGTGAAGCACCTCTCCGTATACGCGTTCTCGACCGAGAACTGGGCGCGGTCTCCGGAAGAGGTCCGGTTCCTGATGGGGTACAACCGCGACGTGCTGCACCGACGACGCGATCAGCTCAACGAGTGGGGCGTCCGGGTCCGCTGGGCCGGCCGCAAGCCGCGTCTCTGGGGCAGTGTCATCAAGGAGCTGCAGTACGCGGAGCAGCTGACCAAGGACAACGATGTGCTCACGCTCACCATGTGCGTGAACTACGGTGGACGCGTCGAGCTCGTCGACGCGATGCGGTCGATCGCCGCCGATGTCGCGGCAGGCAAGGTCAAGCCGAACGCGATCAGCGAGAAGATGATCCGCCGCAACCTGTACGTGCCCGACATGCCCGACGTCGACCTGTTCGTGCGCAGCTCAGGAGAGCAGCGCACCTCGAACTTCCTGCTGTGGCAGGCGGCCTACGCCGAGATGGTGTTCCTCGACACGCTCTGGCCCGACTTCTCGCGCGAGGAGCTGTGGCGCTCGATCGGCATCTACCTGTCGCGCGACCGTCGCTTCGGCGGGGCGATCGACACGCCTGACGCTCCGGTCTGA